The genome window TATTTGTAACGTGCCATAAACACACCCCCTTTTTAAGTAACTACCAATATGTTTACAGTTATTTCTTAGACAACTAATTAACCTACTCAATTGAGTAGGTTAATATCTTACCACCACTCTGTAAGATGTCAAGCAAAGGTTACTCGCTAGAGTAGGAATGGAACGCTATGGAAAAAACGCCAAAAGAACGTTATTGGGCAGTGCTAGATCCCAAACTAAAGCGGCTAGGCCAGCGCATCGAAAAATTCAGAATAAGAAAAGGATTTGCCACCAAAGAAAGTCTGGCTTTTACAGCCGGCATCAGCATTTATTATTACTACCGGATGATCAAAGGCACCGCGAATATTTCGCTCTTGCAGTTAATTAAAATTTGCGACACGCTGAATATCAAAGCGCGGGATTTGCTCGATTTCTAAACCAGCAGTTTATTCAAAATATCTCTGACCGCCGCGCCGTCGGCTTGACCACCGAGTTTGCCCAGCGTGGTCTTCATTAACAGGCCGAATTTGCTTTTGTCTTTGCCCAATTCGCCGATCGTAGCCTGCGCCGCCGCTACGATCTGTTCGGCGGTTAATTCCGGCGGCAGAAACTCCCGCACTATCGCCAGCTCCGCTTCTGTTTCAGCAGCGATCTCATTTTTGCCGGCCTTTTTAGCCAGCTCGATAGCCTCGGCCAAAGTCCTGGCGTAACCGCGAAAAAGTTTCTGGCTCTCCGCCTCGCTGATCTCGCCGCGCGCGTTGACATCGAGTATCCTGGCTTTGAGCATACGCGCCACCGCAAGCCGCCGCTGATTTTTTTCTTTCATCGCTGTTTTGATTTCTTCATTTAATTTTTCGACTATGGCCATAAAGCCTCCTTACAGTACTATTTTAGTATAATCCGCTGTCTGTTTAAACAGGCGGTCAATTTCTTTCAACAAAGACAGATAGGCGTTTTTTTGTTTTTCGTCTTTATCCATCACTAAAATTTTCGCAAAAAATCTCTCGATCGGCGCGACGAATTCCGGCGCCGCGGCTTTCCGGCGCAGCAGATCCAGCAAAGTTTTGGCTTCCGGTTTTTGCAGCAGGCTTTCTTGCGCCACGGCCAAACCGTCCGCCCGCTGCGCCGCAATATTATTGACGCGCACAGCCGCTTCGATAAATTTGCGGTCTTTTTTCCGCTCAGCCACCAGCGCGGCATTGGCAATGGTCTGGAAAATATCTTCACAGTCCACCGCCAGCGCCGCCTCAATAACGTCATAAGCATAGCGCATTTCCTGCAAAACATTTTTCAGGCGCAATTTAAAAAATTTTAAAATGTCTTTTTGCAGATCTTTTTTAGCTTTCAACAAATCCAAAGCCTGCGCGATCAGCGCCGGTAAATCGACATCCAGTTTTAGCGTCTGGATCAGCGTCACCACGCCCTGCGCGGCGCGGCGCAAAGCGTAAGGATCGGCCGAACTGGTCGGCAGCAATCCCGCGGCAAAACAGGAAACTACCGAATCCAGTTTATCCGCGACGGCTACCGCAACGGAGATCAGGGAAACGCCGCGGACATCCTCGCCGGCATAACGCGGCTGCCAGTGTGCAAAAACAGCCGCCGCAACTTCCGGCGCTTCTCCAGCCGCCGCCGCGTAATAACGCCCCATAACGCCCTGCAGTTCGGGAAATTCGTAAACCATTTTGGAATTTAGATCCGCTTTAGCCAGCCAGGCCGCGCGAGACGCCAATTTTTTCTGCGCCGGAGTAAGTTTTAATTTATCCGCCAAATATTCCGTCAGCGCAACGATCCGTTCGATTTTTTGATAGATCGTGCCGATTTTTTCCTGATAAGTAACTTTTTTTAAACCCTCGAGCATTTTTTCCAGCGGTGTTTTTAGGTCTTCCTCGTAAAAAAATTTAGCATCCTCCAGCCGCGCGGTCACAACTCTGACATTGCCGCTGAGAATATTGGCCAGCGACTTTTCGTTTACGTTATTAGAGATCAGAATAAAATATTTGGTCAGCCGCCCTCGCGCGTCGAGCAGCGGAAAATATTTTTGATTTTTCTGCATGGTCGTGATCAGACATTCCTGCGGCACGGACAAATATTTTGCGTCGATCTCCGCCAGCGCCGCCGCCGGACATTCGTTAATAAATGTCACTTCATTTAAAACCTGTTCGTCCAGCGCCGCCCGCAGTTTATGCTCGGCTTCGATCTGTTTGATCTGCGCGGTGATCATAGCGCGGCGCGTTTGCGGATCGGCGTAAACTTTATGTTTCTCCAGCGCGGCCAAATAATCGCCCGGCCTTTTGATCTCTATTTCCTGATTAGAAAAAAACCGGTGGCCGCGCGAGAGGCGTCCGGAACGAATGCCGGCATACTCAAAATCAATGACCCGCTCATTCAGCAGCGCGACAAACCAATGGATCGGCCGGATAAACTGCACGGACAAATCGCCCCAGCGCATGGCGATCGGCAAATGCACCGTGGTGTACAAAGCGCCGGACAAAAACTCCCGCAAAATCTCCTCAGCCGCGCGGCCTTTTTTATCCTGCGCCGCATAGAGATAAGCGACGCCGCCGAAATCTTTTTTCTGAATGTCCTTTTCGTTCAAATTATTTTTCTTTAAAAACCCCGCGCCAGCCGGAGTGAGCTGACCGTCCGCATAGGCGGCTTTGACCGGCGGGCCTTTTAATTCCAGGCGGCGGTCAGCCTGACGTTCAGCTAAACCTTCGAGCAAAACAGCCAGACGTCTATCCGTACCGTAAACGGACAATTTGTCGAAACTCAAAATATTATCCTGCAAAAGTTTGCGGAAAACTTTATCCAGATTATTCAGCATTTCCCGCACAAATCTGGCGGGAATTTCCTCTGTGCCTATTTCTAATAAAAAGTCCGCCATAAACCTTCCTCTATTTTCTTCTCAGCAGCGGAAAACCCAAACGTTCCCGCTCCGCGACATACATTTGCGCGCACTCTCTGGCCAGATCACGAATACGACCAATGTAACCGGTGCGTTCCGTCACCGAGATCGCGCCGTGCGCGTCCAGCAGATTAAAAGTATGCGAGCATT of Candidatus Margulisiibacteriota bacterium contains these proteins:
- a CDS encoding helix-turn-helix domain-containing protein codes for the protein MEKTPKERYWAVLDPKLKRLGQRIEKFRIRKGFATKESLAFTAGISIYYYYRMIKGTANISLLQLIKICDTLNIKARDLLDF
- a CDS encoding GatB/YqeY domain-containing protein, coding for MAIVEKLNEEIKTAMKEKNQRRLAVARMLKARILDVNARGEISEAESQKLFRGYARTLAEAIELAKKAGKNEIAAETEAELAIVREFLPPELTAEQIVAAAQATIGELGKDKSKFGLLMKTTLGKLGGQADGAAVRDILNKLLV
- the glyS gene encoding glycine--tRNA ligase subunit beta codes for the protein MADFLLEIGTEEIPARFVREMLNNLDKVFRKLLQDNILSFDKLSVYGTDRRLAVLLEGLAERQADRRLELKGPPVKAAYADGQLTPAGAGFLKKNNLNEKDIQKKDFGGVAYLYAAQDKKGRAAEEILREFLSGALYTTVHLPIAMRWGDLSVQFIRPIHWFVALLNERVIDFEYAGIRSGRLSRGHRFFSNQEIEIKRPGDYLAALEKHKVYADPQTRRAMITAQIKQIEAEHKLRAALDEQVLNEVTFINECPAAALAEIDAKYLSVPQECLITTMQKNQKYFPLLDARGRLTKYFILISNNVNEKSLANILSGNVRVVTARLEDAKFFYEEDLKTPLEKMLEGLKKVTYQEKIGTIYQKIERIVALTEYLADKLKLTPAQKKLASRAAWLAKADLNSKMVYEFPELQGVMGRYYAAAAGEAPEVAAAVFAHWQPRYAGEDVRGVSLISVAVAVADKLDSVVSCFAAGLLPTSSADPYALRRAAQGVVTLIQTLKLDVDLPALIAQALDLLKAKKDLQKDILKFFKLRLKNVLQEMRYAYDVIEAALAVDCEDIFQTIANAALVAERKKDRKFIEAAVRVNNIAAQRADGLAVAQESLLQKPEAKTLLDLLRRKAAAPEFVAPIERFFAKILVMDKDEKQKNAYLSLLKEIDRLFKQTADYTKIVL